The following coding sequences are from one Nicotiana tomentosiformis chromosome 3, ASM39032v3, whole genome shotgun sequence window:
- the LOC104103356 gene encoding SKP1-like protein 11: MAEAASSTTEKSFLTLKSSDGDEFVLEESIAIQSVTIKNMVEDGCSSNVIPLNKVDTETLIKVIEYMKMQSSTSSNEEEIENFDKEFVSISIKTILNILEAANFLDINSLLELCAEAVANRIKNKTPEAVRKIFNITSDFTPEEEAEIRNETPWAFEGDLEHSLD; the protein is encoded by the coding sequence ATGGCAGAGGCAGCATCATCGACCACTGAGAAAAGTTTTTTGACTCTGAAGTCCTCAGATGGCGATGAGTTTGTGTTGGAAGAATCCATCGCCATTCAATCTGTAACAATCAAGAACATGGTCGAGGATGGATGCTCCTCCAACGTCATCCCGCTCAACAAGGTTGACACAGAAACCTTGATCAAGGTCATTGAATACATGAAGATGCAGTCCTCGACTTCTTCCAACGAAGAAGAAATCGAGAACTTCGACAAGGAATTTGTGAGCATTAGCATAAAAACCATTCTTAATATCTTAGAAGCCGCAAATTTTCTTGACATCAATAGTTTGCTTGAGTTATGTGCTGAGGCGGTGGCTAATAGGATTAAGAACAAGACGCCTGAAGCTGTTCGAAAGATATTCAATATCACTAGTGATTTCACCCCAGAGGAAGAGGCAGAGATTCGAAATGAGACTCCATGGGCCTTCGAAGGGGATCTTGAGCACTCCCTTGACTAG